A single genomic interval of Noviherbaspirillum cavernae harbors:
- a CDS encoding ABC transporter permease gives MRNHNPAPAGPQQTGSVHPLLLASLAIAFLVGVPIAGVLSNLVVGTDPAATDPTAATFSHLWATVLPEYIANSLAIAAIVAVLGAIGGIGCAWLVAVFQFPGKRVFEWALVLPLAMPSYVVAYAYTDFLQFSGPVQSALREAFGWRAHDYWFPQIRSVGGAGVLFAFVLYPYIYLLARNAFLERSPRMWDAARTLGMGPWASFFKISLPLARPAAAAGIALALMETLADYGAVAYFGVPTLTTGIYKSWYTFSDHAAAAQIAAVLLIAIVFLMLLEHKSRGRARYYAVGSRVKAQALLPLTGARAWTASLFCAIPVLLGFLLPLAILLHLLAGEDTVELSFRYVGWLQNSVVLGVVTALIAIAICVLLAYAARVTRSRLQAASNRIVSMGYAVPGAVIAVGILIPLSRIDAWGAERGMAFVLTGSVAALIYAYLVRFLAVSYQSVQSGLDKITPSMDASARSLGHGLGSMLMRVHAPLLWRSVTTAGLLVFVDVVKELPATLTVRPFNFDTLAVITHQLASDERLGEAALPALTIVLIAFVPVVALARAIAKGK, from the coding sequence ATGCGCAATCACAATCCGGCCCCGGCCGGACCGCAGCAAACCGGCAGCGTTCATCCCTTGTTGCTCGCTTCCCTTGCCATCGCCTTCCTGGTCGGCGTCCCCATCGCCGGCGTGCTTTCCAACCTGGTCGTCGGCACGGATCCGGCCGCGACCGACCCGACTGCGGCAACTTTTTCCCATTTATGGGCGACCGTGCTGCCCGAATACATCGCCAACAGCCTCGCGATTGCCGCCATCGTCGCCGTACTGGGCGCGATCGGCGGCATCGGCTGCGCCTGGCTGGTCGCGGTATTCCAGTTTCCCGGCAAGCGTGTATTCGAATGGGCGCTGGTGCTGCCGCTGGCGATGCCGTCCTACGTTGTCGCCTATGCCTACACCGATTTCCTGCAGTTTTCGGGGCCGGTGCAAAGCGCCTTGCGCGAAGCCTTCGGCTGGCGTGCGCACGATTACTGGTTCCCGCAGATCCGTTCGGTCGGCGGCGCCGGCGTGCTGTTCGCGTTCGTGCTGTATCCCTATATCTATCTGCTGGCGCGCAATGCATTTCTGGAGCGCAGTCCGCGTATGTGGGATGCCGCGCGCACGCTCGGCATGGGACCGTGGGCGAGCTTCTTCAAGATCAGCCTTCCGCTGGCGCGGCCTGCGGCGGCGGCGGGCATTGCGCTGGCCCTGATGGAAACGCTGGCGGACTACGGCGCGGTTGCCTATTTCGGCGTGCCGACCCTGACCACCGGCATCTACAAATCCTGGTACACCTTTTCCGATCATGCTGCCGCTGCGCAAATCGCCGCCGTGTTGCTGATCGCGATCGTGTTTCTGATGCTGCTGGAACACAAGAGCCGCGGCCGGGCGCGCTATTACGCCGTCGGCAGCCGCGTCAAGGCGCAGGCGTTGCTGCCCCTCACCGGCGCGCGCGCCTGGACCGCATCACTGTTCTGCGCGATTCCCGTGCTACTCGGATTCCTGCTGCCGTTGGCGATCCTGCTGCATTTGCTGGCAGGGGAAGATACGGTGGAGCTGAGTTTTCGCTATGTCGGCTGGCTGCAAAACAGCGTCGTGCTGGGGGTGGTGACGGCATTGATCGCGATTGCAATCTGCGTCTTGCTGGCCTACGCGGCGCGCGTGACCAGGAGTCGTCTGCAGGCGGCATCCAACCGCATCGTGAGCATGGGTTACGCCGTGCCCGGCGCGGTGATCGCGGTGGGGATCCTGATCCCCTTGTCACGCATCGACGCATGGGGCGCGGAACGCGGAATGGCATTTGTGCTGACCGGCAGTGTGGCGGCCCTCATCTATGCCTATCTGGTGCGCTTTCTCGCGGTTTCCTACCAAAGCGTGCAGTCCGGCCTGGACAAGATCACGCCCAGCATGGACGCCAGTGCGCGCAGTCTCGGCCATGGCCTGGGTTCGATGCTGATGCGGGTGCATGCGCCGCTGCTGTGGCGCAGCGTGACGACGGCGGGCCTGCTGGTGTTCGTGGACGTGGTGAAGGAGTTGCCGGCGACACTCACCGTGCGGCCTT